A segment of the Candidatus Neomarinimicrobiota bacterium genome:
CGTTGCACCCGTCTAACCCGTTGAAGTCGTCCGGATTCAAATCCATATCCTGGATGGAGGTGCCCATGGCGCCGTCGAAGACGACGATTCGGTTTTGTACTTCCGTCAAAAAATCACTCATCTATAAAACTCCGTTATCTGCTGGTATATTATATCCACTTCTTCCGTCGAATGTACCACATGAAGTGGTTTTTCTGCATAGATTTTATCCCGCCACTCCGGTCGTCGATTGACAATCAGGGCTTTCGCTCCGTTCTGATGTGCACAGATTGCATCTCGTGGTGTATCGCCAACGATTAAAGTCTGCTCGGGATCATACGATTCGCCAAGTAACCGCTCTGCCTTTTCCCAGGCAATGACCGGGAGCTCGTTCCGGTCGATGGAATCGCTGCCGAATGCGCCGAAGGCAAAATCCTCCCAGATATCGAACGGCGCCAATTTGATCTTTGCGCCGGTGACCAGATTCCCGGTCAGGAGGGCCAGGCGGATTTCCGACCGTTGTTTCAGCCGCTCAAGTAATTCCGGGATGCCCGGATACAGGTACTGGTCATCCCGCTCGGGATACGCCACTTCGAGGATTTCAAGGTAGCGCTCGCCAACTTTTTCTACCACCGCCTCGGGGTTGCCGTCCAATAATCCCGTCCGGCTCAATGCATTTTTGATAATCCCCAGATCGGTATATCCTGCAACATCTTCGATCCGCAACTCAATCTTTTCGCCGGTTATATCTGTCAATGCTCTCCCAAGGGATTCCCTGGCCGACGATCCGCAGTGCAGCAGCGTGCCGTCGATGTCGAAGAGAACGAGCTTATTTGGTTGATTTGAAGTCATTTATCA
Coding sequences within it:
- a CDS encoding HAD hydrolase-like protein, whose translation is MTSNQPNKLVLFDIDGTLLHCGSSARESLGRALTDITGEKIELRIEDVAGYTDLGIIKNALSRTGLLDGNPEAVVEKVGERYLEILEVAYPERDDQYLYPGIPELLERLKQRSEIRLALLTGNLVTGAKIKLAPFDIWEDFAFGAFGSDSIDRNELPVIAWEKAERLLGESYDPEQTLIVGDTPRDAICAHQNGAKALIVNRRPEWRDKIYAEKPLHVVHSTEEVDIIYQQITEFYR